The nucleotide sequence GTACCCACATCAACCTAATCATTTTCACACAGtctgaaaagaaaacaaaaggagaTCACAAACCTGCAGTGTTGTCTATTAATGTTCCAAACAAAAAAGTGTTCTTGaattattttttgagtttttttatcaTGGTAAATTTGCAATTAATTTTGAACAAGTAGAGATTCGATCAATGACATTTTAGTCGTTAGTGTTGCATCTGAAGACATGAATATTTTGGAGGGTTtaatatattcatatttgtaggcaaataagtaattttttatttttgtactattaatatggatgatgtgagtttgttcacaaatttattatttttgtttttaacgacTTTAGATTTGTATTGAATGTACTAAATCAATTTGAGTGAATGCATATcgcttatttttgtaaaaaaaaaaatgtattatcaaataattaattaaagggaaaaattacacaattcgTCCCTTAATTGAATTTCAGATAACACTTTTGtcctttatttatatttttgtaaaatgtgAACATAATTAtcctttttttatcaaaaaaattaaaaactccaaaaaaaaaaatcaaaaactcatcaaactcataaacaaatttaaatcttcatcatacaaacataaaaacttaGATTtcaatgctttttttttataaaaaaatataggatattgacattttataacataaaggaccaaattaagataaaaaaaaaataaaggataaaaatgttacctaaaattaagttaagagacaAATTGTATGATTTTGCctaatgtaaaaataattattcaagtTTTTCAAAAGATAGattgtaaataattatttttacaagttttaGGAATGATATTATCTATACTATAAGAACAAATAAGAACAATATTATCTATACTATTGTTAGCCTGCAAATTTGACAGGCTCATTTAATATGGTCGACATTTGTTTGACCTTTAACTTTGCAGGAATCGAAGAACTTTCGTGTACAAATTGAAGAAGCTTCGACGAAGCACTAAGCCTGAAGCGCATAACTGGAGTTTCGACAAAGTAAGGTTGAACGAGCAATTTCGCGTCGAAGACAAGCAAAAGGGCGGGAAGCACGATTTCAAGCAAAGAAACGGTTTCATTTTAGTGTAAAACGTGGGACAAGTGATAGTCCAAGATGGAGGAAGTGCTGATCATGTGCTTAGTGGTTCACCATCTAGGTTTttagtataaatagtagtttccAAGCCGGAAAGTGAGTCGCAAATCATATACATAATTCTACAACACTCAAACTACCGGTGTCTAGGGAAACGAGTTATACAGAATGTATGTAAACTGATTTGTAGACCACCCCTTTTATTTTAATGCATTGCATTTTACCTTTTTTCCTTGAGTTTACGTGGGTaaacttaattttatattttatcttgCTTTATTTTAAGCTTTTAATCGCATTCTCAAACCTGTCGAGAGACAGTGCCTTTTTATATCAAACTCGTCTTGCTCTCGAAGCAACCTGAGTGCACTTCGTGGCATTTTTTCAAACTCTTTTTCGATAGAAAACCTTTGCACAACAGTCTTGAGATTTCTAGTTCGATCTCGCTTGTACGCTTGTAATAATCAGAACTAACCCCCCGATTGCCAAAATCACTGGCaaacaactatatatatatatataaaggataAATGAGATCTTGCGTtgacttttttgttatttcaatgaTACTCTTAAACAATTTTCTTATATTAATGTTATAGTGtttgtgttattaaaaaagatgagaatttatattatatttgttaaattattgttgtcattgaaaaagataagcaTAGTTTATCGGGTGTGTTACAATTTAAAAGTTAcaaatatttatacttataatttttatcaacatcaaaattttatgtaaaatatttttcgtaattTACACGTGTTAGCGCAATAAAAGAGTAAAAAGATATAAGTTTCTAAAAGATGAAtaatattagtttttaaaatatatgttaaccaaaaaatacttaaaaaattacttaaaaaaacatttgtacACATGTATacaaattacttaaaaaaaacacGTGTACACATTacttaaaaaaacatgtatacACATTTCTCTAAACTATATTCaaatcttttttctttgtgGTAAAGCTTATGTTTTCAAAGTGAAGAGATCTTGATAATGGATAATACACATAATTTGGTGAAAATTATTAACCACTTGATTATAAGaaaacacataatttttttttacctttttgtcaattaaataaattaatgtacGTGAAGCTTTCCTTTTCATTTGGACTTGAGAGTTGAGTGCGATTTTTTGCGTTTTGATGTAGGACACTCTACTTACGTCAGGACTATGAATTGTGATTACGTTATACTAGTGGTCAGCTGGAGATTCTATATATCCTTGACTTGTGTgtgaacaaaaaaagataataatctAAACATGTAGCACGTTGTCCATGTAGCATGTTTTATACTCAATTTTTCAACAACCGTTTTCCTTTTACCCTCTTGGTAACAAATGAGAAACCTCTGGCTCCCTCTAAACAAATTTACCAAATAAagtcctctcatctctctcaaCCAATCGTCACACTCTTCTCTGTTTTgcaattttttcaaacaaaatcttCTCCTTGCTTCTACATATATTATCACGGgtaaaaacacaaaatttagtgattgcttataaaaaaaacaaaatttagtgACAACAAAATCCGACTCAACTGTGACAAATTTAGAGATAAAAAAACTGTATATCTAATTAAACTCAAATTAGTGAACATTAGCTAAGAAATTTGATTCAACCTGACTAAAAATATGGGCCGGACGTAACATAAGTTTTGCACAtctaactatttttttctttccttgcGTGGGGTATATCTAACTAATTTGTGTTAACTACATTGTATATTTATCAAAAGTTTTAATAATTATGTACAAATGgtgtaaaatatttgattttttctacGTATATCTTGAAAATTTCCGATTACACCCAAATTTCAGTAAAACTTATTGATAACATTAAAATTGCTCATCCCTGTGCAGCTTTGTTGGTAGGgttattgcatattatatgcaggggtcggggttcgaaccccgaacacgccatttctccacaattaaattgtgtgagcttttATAGATGTGTAATCAATCTCAATGAAATTCCACTTCTTCAAAGATGATTTTATgagttttaatgttttttcttcaatttcgtTTTGTCACTTTGTGTTCGAAAGATGTTCTtcgtttcttttttatttcatgttttttctttgatCTTAGAGGTATagtgtaaacttaatttacgtACACTATCATGTATGCAGTTTACATGACTTACAAAAACCAAGCTTACTGAAacttgtagtttttttttctcttcattttagAGGTTTATGTGAATTGACTTGTACGGTTTAGTgtatgtaaacttagtttacgaTAGTGTCTATATTATGGGTTTGCGTACAAGGGcataaactcagtttacatgattTACGTAAATTGTATTTACGTAGATTAAATTTAATGGATAATACAATAGATCgtttattttaaagatattttagtcATATTAAGGTGTAATCAGGTTTTTTTGCGGTGTgtctaaaaaattcaaaacattttTACACCATTATTTAATGAAAGTTTATCATCTTACACATAAACTTATTTTGTAGTCGTCTTTTAAAGCTAACTACCAAACACTCTTTTTGTCTCataataattgtcattttttttctccataTCAAACTAATTATTGCAtgcaacttttattattttctccatcaacaaactcttttttattgaatttcatttatCTCAACAACTtcattaactataattaataatgatattcaacagaataatattaattttgacattaaaatcaattcaaataatcattttcttaagaaTCATCTACTActcaaaaacaataattaagttAAGACGGAGATGGTATAACATTAGTTTACGGTATtcgaaaatattttttttttttgtcatttttataattatttttctctagTTGATAAGAGAGTTTTAGCTGTACCTGTGGGAGCACATCATTAAGATAGTGCGTCAGTAGTGGAGGAAGAatttaatgctgtgtttgtttttaCCCGACATTTAAGTGACATGTGATGTGTATgtatctctttttcttttcttttttaggcAAAGTGCATTGCATTCCTCGTGTTACAGTATttaatcatttcttttttatcaacGTGCGTTTTAAGATGTCACGAGGACGATCCTTGTTTTTATTTGAGTAGAAATGTGAATGTGTGGAGTGGATGAGGACAATAAACCTCTTTGGCAATGCATTCATATTGATTTGATAAGATAATAGATCCATGTGCATTTTTAGGCCACAAACTCGTTATCTTATCTCGTTCCCAGTTGACCATTTACATAATTTTAACTCACATTCACATGCCTTGTTACACAGTACATATTCTATTATCCCTGTGTAGTACGAGGGTAATTTGTTTTAGGTCTACTAGCAAAATATCTTTCTGTTGAAATTTGGGTCTAACTCATCATCACAAAATTGACTTGTGTGGTGAAAATTGCCTCCATTTATAAAGACATTGTCAAGTCATCTTCTAtctgatgtgagactcttaCCACTCCGCTCACAACCAACACTATTGGACTTGGTTCGTGAACATAAATGAGGGGTGGTCTGATAGCAGAAACCTGATAACATATGACCCAATGAATTTTAAAGAGGCACTAATACATTTTatcctaaaaagaaaattttaatttgataatatattccattttatccttttattttttttaaaagtacgTATGGGTCATGATTAACTTGTTATGACAAGTTAGCAACAGAAACGGGTGAGATCTTTGCTTcactttaataatttaattataaaaaagaaaacacgtGCTCAGGTTTCTTCCATATCGTGCATCTTCCAAAGTCTTCGTGTCCTCATtcacaattattattttgtcacAATATGCCCATTTTTTTCCCCGTAGATAGGCGAAATGATAAAGTcgttataaactcacacataaaAGTGGAGGTATTGAGGTTCGAACTTCGATCATGgtatccgacctaacaattttgatattttgccagttgagttaggacttacGGATAAtatcccaattttttaaaacatggtttacttaatacaaaaaaaattagagaactaacaaaaaaaatacaaatataatttagttTGATATATTCATCATTTAAATGTATCTCATCTTTGTATTCCTTTGTCATTTCTTTATAAGATTTGTAGGTTCGCTTAGGACACCACATGCATAATACTACTGCATGAGTCTATGATTTATCATTTCTTTACgattgcctttttttttttccctttctaatGACACTTatacaattgttgttaaattgaAGGTAAATTCTTAAATACCTTGAAGATTTGTTGAATATTCTTGCaggaaaaacttatttaacatttagattattttgatataaattaatataaaaatactataagAATGTTGAATAATTGGATGAATGATACATATTCATTCGAGTGCCATTATGTTCTCCTAAGTTCAATGGAGTAATCCTCTAATATTCTAAGCTTATATTGTAATTCAAAGTATTTGATAACATAGAAGtattgaaagaagagagttGCTATATGTAGCGGAAACTTTTTCTCGAAAGTTTTACAAAGAGATGCATATTTGTCAGCTTTCGTGCGTCCGTTATCAGAtttctttgttatttgttatgCGCAAATTTAAACTTTCATGATACTAAACTTGGTTCTCTATAATAGTTGTTCAATGATGAGATCGAATTTAATATAAAGAGCGAGAATGTatcaaaaaattaagaatttataTGGGGATTAAAAAGATGATATCATAGGGAATAAACTCCAAAAAGAAACGAAGGAAGTATCTACCATTTTGGTACTAAAACTTTGGTTCCTAACAGAAAGAGAGTTAATAATCTCAAGCTCAGCCCAAAGGTAAAGTTAGATTAATAATTATTCCATCAAATAATCGAACTCATAATTTTATAAGTGAGTGATcctttaataaaatttattaatcacTTAAACTCAATTACTTAATAGAGATACctcgaaattaaaaaatatggatactcttttttttagtcaagtagtctagtggctagaactcacacaattaaatatgAAGAAGTGAGATGTCTGAGGTTCGATCCCCGAACCCCTGCATACAATATGCAATATTACATTTTAGATAACacttataaatatgaagatATTAATTCTATGAAGATATTAATATGaagataacaaataaatatgaagATAACTTGCTTCGGCATAACGTTTTAGATGTTAATTCTTGTTTGTGTGCGTCTGGATGCGGCTCGCAGGAAACTgctaatcatttatttttacattgctCTCTTTTTGGATCGATGTGGAATGATATTCTTCATTGGGTTGGCACTTCCATGGTCGCCCCGTTCGATGTCAAGGATCATTTTACCCAATTCATAGCTGGTGGCGGTGGCTCTCAGGTGCGGTCCACTTTATTAAACGCCATTTGGTTTGCTACTGTTTGGgaaatatggaaagaaagaaataatagaattttcaaGGTCAAAGAATGCTCGATTATGCGAATAGTGGACAAAATAAAGTCTCTTTCCTTTTCGTGGTTGAAGgagaatttttttcaattctctTTCAATTAccatggttggtggcttagtccCCTCGCTATGTTGGGCTACACttagttgttatttttctttcattgctttttgttattttttctttttccggTTGTAAATATTGTACAAATTTTGGTGTTTTACCTTTGCACACCTTGTACTAAAAAAGGCATTTTATAttgataatatatttcattttagtttcttaaaaaaatatgcaatatTACCTCACTTTCTATTGTTCACATTACATTATCTTCATTTAGGTGATGAtatcattaataaataaataaatatatagaacTCGCGTGTCCTACGTTCACACGGAAGAAAACAGACAAAATGCCCTCTCACTTGTGTCCTATGCTAATTAGAATAGGACGGTTGTTTGGacaataattgtttttaatttagtgaaaatggtttttttaattagatATCTTTTTGGTTAATCAATTTTgtcattaaatttatttttgttgatttatttattcttgttaaattatccacaaaagtataataagaaaataaatattaatgattcatttaattgtaaaattaaatataattaatttgagATACAAATTTGTTAGTATGACGTATAAGTTTGGTTGTAAGAAGCAATAATTAATAAATCGAAGATGTTAATAACGATCTTTAGAACATTGTATAagcattcaaaaataaattttatattaaaaattatatagttAATACTTTTACATgcgtttgatttttatttttaagaattttaataaatattaatgtgattaattttagtatatttatatcttatcaataaaaaaagtacGTATGTGTCTTTATCAGCTTGTTACGACAAGTTAGCAACAGAAACGGGTGGGATCCATGGCATGTATGCTCCACtgtataaaaaaagaaagcacATGGTCAAGTCTCTTCCCTCGTGCATCTTCCAAAGTCTTCATGTCCTAATTCTCAATTATTGTTTTTGTCACAATATgctcaacttatttttatttttttacagtaATATTGCTCAACTTATTAAAACATAGTTTGCTTGACACAAAAAAGTTTAgagaattaacaaaaaaaaaaaagatataatttaGTTGGATATATTCATCATTTAAATGTATCTCATCTTTGTATTCCTTTGTCATTTCTTTATAAGATTTGTAGGTTTGCTTAGGACACCACATGCATAATACTGATGCATGAGTCCATGATTTGACTAACATATGACATATTGTAAGTTTTTCCGATAATATGCAAATGtatatgaataaattaaaagagattCTGCGTATTATCAGAAAAACTTACAATAGAGTAATCTTTTATTACGTTTCGTTAAATATCTCAtagttgaatttaatttttctatcaTCAAAGATTTCAAACATTCATGCAGTTACCACTTTAGCGACGGTTGGATGAGATGAAATTATCTAAATTTTAGTGCTacttttttagattttgttaaAGAATGCTCCAAGATACTTTTTAAGGatctcaaattttaatttttttttgaagagattaaaatgaaatatattactcAATCATAAAGTTCCtcctagcacaaggtgtaccaGGAAAAGAACAAGAGTCACAAACATATTTACAGAGAAAATGGAAACACAATACAGAAAGTAAAAAACAGATAAAGAAGTAGCATTAGCCTATGCCCAACATAGTCACCGGATTAAGCCACCAACCATGGTAGTTGACAACGAGGTTAGGAAGTTTCGCTTTCAACCACATAAAGGAAAGAGACTTAACCTTGTCGACAATCTGATGAGTTGAACATACTTTATCATTGAATAACCTGCTGTTTATTTCTTTCCATATTTCCCACGTAGTAGCAAACCATATCAGATGCAAGATTGATTGCCGCACCGTAGAACAATTACTACCAACAGAACCAAACTGAATGAGGTAATCCGCCGGGTCATATGGAAGGACCGAGCATACGCCCAACCAACGATGAATCAAATGTCAGACATCACCAAATATATTACAGTGTAAAAATAAACGAGTGGAAGATTCGAGCGAGCCACAACCACCAATGCATAACCTATCATCAACAGCTATAACTCCACGACGATACAAATTGTCCTTAGTAGGCAACCAATCACGGAACAGACGCCAAGCAAAGAGAACAACCTTCAATGGAATATCCTTATGCCAAAGAACCTTTGTAGAGACCGTAGTGTCAATATGTTGATGTTGAGTCATGCTTTTATAAGCACTCCGAACCGTGCAAGCATAACTCGATTCCAAGTGCCAATGCCAATTATCCTCCTTGTCAACCTGCAAAGTCACATTTTGAAGCAATAAACATAATTCCCCCACGGCCTCCTCCTCCCACGGAAACAGCCTCCCCCTCCACTTCCAAGCCTCACCACCCTCGCCCCACcctaactttttaaaaattatttttttaaaaagttaaatattacaaattgcaatatattaaatacacaaaaattttcatacaaacttaatattattaaaggTCTTTAAAAAATACCCCTAAACACTTTAAcatctttttttaatacccgTGACACCTTGCCTGATGTAATTCGGATTCCTCATAGAGCATAAGATTATTAGTCTCAAGTCTTAACCATTACacgttatttattattttagtttagAAAATGGACCACGTGAAGAAGTGAAGAAATTGTAGGGTGAATATATACTGTGTCAATCGTACGGCTGAAATCCCAACAGCTGCACACAAGGCTTATcctaaactaaaaaataaaaagcatttaCCCTTCCACAAAAGAAAATCTTGCAACTCAAGGCTATAAATAGGGCACTGAAGCTACCACACAAAACACACAAAATCTTTGCTTCTAAACCATAACCCACAAAAGTAATTCTAGTGCACTTTTTTTGTCTGAATCAATATGGTTAGCCTAGTGCGATCACTTATTCACATTGGTAATGATAATGCCATTGACCATAACCCTTTAACCATGTCTGATGAACACATTTTGGAAGAGATTTATGTAACTCATGTCCATAGTGACACTAAGTTTGATGCTGAATCTCTTTTCAACATTGCTGGGAACATCCTTACACGTTCAACCCATGTTGTTGATAACGTTCTGCAAGTATGTAAATATACATACATGcacattaatcatttttttcttcattttatttatgcattttgatttttgtgattttgcaTTCTTCTAATATATTTCTCggtttgatctttttttatatagtgcttctaattaaatacaaataacttGTTTATAATTATCAGGGACATCAAGGAGGTTTGGAGCACCTGGATAATATTAATCCACCAGCTAGCTTCACTTCACCGCTGTGTACTTTGAAGCAAATTAACTCCGAGGtgtcaatttaatattttattttcgtaTAAATAATGTTTTAGTCTCTACAAACTTACGAGCTGTAAATTTAATAtcgtaaaatattattttgaagacTAAAAGCATCCCTAATGGAGAGTCATTTACTTAAAAAGTAGCTGTTAGTTATCATCGTACCTCTCGCTCTCTCTAATAACAATTGGATCTcacaattaaaataagaaacaaaatagataaaaatagaaaatgtttttaTAAAGTAAACATACACTTAACAACAAAATTGTTTCCGGTTTTAAGTGTTTTATCTTTTCTATAATGAAAGATGTtagtatgtattttttaaatagttgtGTTATTTGTACAGCTAAAATACTAATGCAACACTCTATAACATTGTAAGGAGCACGCAAATCACAACCAGTAAAAAAAATAGCAGATAAGTTGTTGGTTATACAAAAGTGATGTtcatatattatttatcttttttaaatagatattagtatgttaattgttatgttagtattttattgtttcttaGAATTTAGACCTTAAACCTTTAACTCCTTAGCTTAAATTAGTTCAACCAAATGAGTTACAACATCCCTAAACTCCTTTGTCCTTTCTTCCTTTGAAATTGCTTCAAACACGTTTGACCTTTTCTCAAATAAGCCCACaattgaaacaaagaaaaaccttatccataatattttttgttttatctaaAGTTTTGGTGCCATTTCTTCGCTACAGCTCTAATGAATACCAACTTTTGCCGCAGCATATTTAGAAgtctaaaacaatttttatagtGAGaccatttaaaacaaaaattatactaatacaagacttataaaaaaaaataaaaattcatgagTTCAAGGAGAAAATGAGACCCTCTTTTTGACCAACTAATTCGTCATAGTAGAATAATTTTGTTCatctttggtaaaaaaaaattaaagaaaggaaaattattattactgtGAGTTTGTTACTTGAGTTATTATATAGTCGAGCTCTTGCTACTAAGTTGACATCTCTTcaacattttttaaacaaattgatGAAAGGAAGAAAATTTCAGTGTAGATCTTTCTTAAGGGCATGTActaatctaaattctttattatacaaaaattattatgtaaactttatagtttaaaataactgatacatttatattttatgaatATGGCAGATGTCATGCAAAGCACCAGGTGAGGAAATAGCATACAAAACAACACTAGCAATCCTAAAAAAGCTGTCAAACTATTCATGGGTTGCAAAAGGAGTGCTTACTCTTTCTGCTTTTTCCCTTGAGTATGGAGAGTTCTGGCTGTTATCACAGAATCTACCAACAGAACCACTTGCCAAATCACTAGGCATAATCAAGAGAGTTCCTCAACTTTCAAAGCCGGAAGCATTGAAAAAACATCGCAATGAAATTTTGGAGCTCAACAATTTGATCAAGGCAACATGGCAAGTCATTGAAATCATCATTGAGTTGGAAAGACTCAACTCGCGTCATGACATCAAGGAAGTTCCAGCCCTTGCACCAGCTTTGGAACAATTCCCTGTTGATGTATATTGGGTTATCATCACCATTGTTGCAATTGTTACTCAGTTTGAATGTCTCACCACTAATTCGTAagtttaattattgttttttcttttatagaaAACAAACGGAATCgagaaattataataaaaatagcaTTAATGGTCATTTTACAACCATTTATTATGTTAAAACCTTGCTTTGTTTATAATCAAGTTAGCAACATTATAAGTCAAAAActtcattaaattaattaatgtctaaatagttacatttttttttttcagggatAAGAGGCAGGACTTATCTCATTTTGGTCAAAAGATTAACATCATAATTAGCAAATTGAGGAAGCATGTGTCACAATGCACTATACAGATTGGTAATTAATGctttatatgtttttgttttgtcaaCCCCAAATGTAAGTATTTTCTCCCCATATTGAAggaaattatttgaattttcagATGAAGCAGAGTATAACAAGTTACTCAGGAAGCTCTTTCAAACCCCGACGGAAATTATGGAAGTGTTTAAGGTGTTGGTTTTCTGGAAAGACACTCCAAAAGCTCCCATCTATGATGGTTCCACTAAAACACTGGTTAGTAGTATTAGTCATATCTTTATTTAGTTTCATTGGATTTATGTTTAAGTATGTTGTACAAGGCTGGtttatgtataaatatgttttataATTAAACAGGTTAATATCGAAGTGTTGAAAAAGAAGGACGTGTTCTTGTTCATTTCAACTTTGGACATAAGCCAAGAAGACATCTCAATTTTGATCCCAATTTATGATCATATAAAGAAAACTGGAAGCCAACACAAGATTGTGTGGGTTCCCATTGTGGAGGAATGGAATGataagttgaagaaaaaatttgATTCTTTGAAGTCAAAGATGCCTTGGTATGTTTTGCATCACTTTGCACCAATTAAAGGCATCAAGTACATAAAGGAGGAGTTGCATTTCAAGCAGAAGCCTTTATTTGTTGTGTTGAGCCCACAAGGAAAGATTCTGCATCATAATGCATTCCATATGATTCAGGTTTGGGGAGTAAAGGGCTTCCCTTACTCCAAATCCAAAGAAGAATCAATGACCCAAGAATTAATGTGGGTTGATTCCCTGCTGGCTGACATTGATATAAAGATTAAATGGGTACGTATTTCGCTGAtcataaatcttaaaaaaatcatattatgataaacttttatgaatttaatcACTATGTACTAATGTTGTACTTTCATGTTATCTTTGGACACTGAAGAAGGAGGAAAAGTCTGTCATCATTTATGGAGGTAAAGATAAGGAATGGATTCAACAGTTCACTAAGTATGCTGGTGCTCTAGCAAATGATGCCGCTATTAAGCAGACGAAGACTTCAAT is from Medicago truncatula cultivar Jemalong A17 chromosome 1, MtrunA17r5.0-ANR, whole genome shotgun sequence and encodes:
- the LOC11431207 gene encoding protein SIEVE ELEMENT OCCLUSION B, with the translated sequence MVSLVRSLIHIGNDNAIDHNPLTMSDEHILEEIYVTHVHSDTKFDAESLFNIAGNILTRSTHVVDNVLQGHQGGLEHLDNINPPASFTSPLCTLKQINSEMSCKAPGEEIAYKTTLAILKKLSNYSWVAKGVLTLSAFSLEYGEFWLLSQNLPTEPLAKSLGIIKRVPQLSKPEALKKHRNEILELNNLIKATWQVIEIIIELERLNSRHDIKEVPALAPALEQFPVDVYWVIITIVAIVTQFECLTTNSDKRQDLSHFGQKINIIISKLRKHVSQCTIQIDEAEYNKLLRKLFQTPTEIMEVFKVLVFWKDTPKAPIYDGSTKTLVNIEVLKKKDVFLFISTLDISQEDISILIPIYDHIKKTGSQHKIVWVPIVEEWNDKLKKKFDSLKSKMPWYVLHHFAPIKGIKYIKEELHFKQKPLFVVLSPQGKILHHNAFHMIQVWGVKGFPYSKSKEESMTQELMWVDSLLADIDIKIKWKEEKSVIIYGGKDKEWIQQFTKYAGALANDAAIKQTKTSIDLFCLESQQPNVVNNFWKKVESLFVTKMHEKTNTVTQQVEKLLSYKNETGWAIVTKGSIVTSVGHGTSVLKTVSEFDKWKDVAINKGFEFAFREHHHKVASTVHICSHLEIPNVAGKIPDFIECPDCHRTMEVFISYKCCHNGDKVNAEH